The following nucleotide sequence is from Ignavibacteriales bacterium.
TTTATATTATTTTTCGGCGAGAATATATAACTTTATAAAAAAGTTTTTATATGGAAACTATATTCGCGCAGGTAAATCTGCTCGCTGTTCTCGTGTCGTCCGTGGCTTATTTTATGCTGGGAGCGGCGTGGTACTCCCCGGTACTTTTCGCAAAACCCTGGATGAACGCCCTGGGTAAAAAGGAAGAGGATTTCCAATCCTCACCATCAAATTTCATCGCAACATTCATAGCTATATTCATCACCGTATACGTGCTCGGTATTTTTATTGTGCTTACGAATGCTAACGCACTGTTGCCGGGGGCATTTGTCGGCGCGGTCGCGGGGATAGGGTTCGTACTGACTTCATGCGGAATAAATTCGATATATGACGGCAGACCGGTTAAGCTGGTGCTGATAACGTCGGGTTATCATATACTGGGGCTGACCGTGTCGGGAATTATTCTCGGAATCTGGAATTAAAAAAGTGAAATGAAAAAATATTTATTCGCAGTATTATTGACGGCGCTGGTCTCAGGCTGTTCGACAAATGACATGCCGGAACAACGCCCGGAAGACCTTACGATCGTGTATAAAGAAGACGGCGGTATGGTGGACATGGGAAAGACGATATTCCTCTCCAAAGACAGCAACTATGTGATATTCCGTAATAACGGTACTGAAAACAAAGTTTACCTGAAATACAATAAGGCGGATATAGATAATATCTACAAGATCTTGAGGGATAAGAAGTTTTCCAATATAGGTACTCATACCGAAGATGAAGTATATGACAGGGGCGGATCGTCAATTACGGTTTCGTATGGCGGGGAGTCTATAACCAAGTCCAACACAGGCACAACATACGTGGATGAGTCTTCCAAGAAAACGTACGGTGAAATAAGTACCGCGATAAATAAAATGGTCGATGATTTCCTCGAACTTTTGAAAAGGAATTTTAAGATAGAGCTGGACACTACTCTAATCGGTGAAGGGAGAGACCTGGAATTTAATTTAAACACGGACTATACGTATAACAGCGGAAAGGAAGGGCGCAGGGACAGTATATTGCTGACGGTGCTCGACGGAACAAACATGTTTTACCTAATTCTCAACGAAAAGAACCCGGCTAACGGCA
It contains:
- a CDS encoding DUF1761 domain-containing protein, which translates into the protein METIFAQVNLLAVLVSSVAYFMLGAAWYSPVLFAKPWMNALGKKEEDFQSSPSNFIATFIAIFITVYVLGIFIVLTNANALLPGAFVGAVAGIGFVLTSCGINSIYDGRPVKLVLITSGYHILGLTVSGIILGIWN
- a CDS encoding membrane lipoprotein lipid attachment site-containing protein produces the protein MKKYLFAVLLTALVSGCSTNDMPEQRPEDLTIVYKEDGGMVDMGKTIFLSKDSNYVIFRNNGTENKVYLKYNKADIDNIYKILRDKKFSNIGTHTEDEVYDRGGSSITVSYGGESITKSNTGTTYVDESSKKTYGEISTAINKMVDDFLELLKRNFKIELDTTLIGEGRDLEFNLNTDYTYNSGKEGRRDSILLTVLDGTNMFYLILNEKNPANGRVERKATKQIPITIDPLMIGARFYYAGDEIKWDPINMQIN